A genomic window from Syngnathus typhle isolate RoL2023-S1 ecotype Sweden linkage group LG18, RoL_Styp_1.0, whole genome shotgun sequence includes:
- the zgc:174164 gene encoding disintegrin and metalloproteinase domain-containing protein 9, giving the protein MGENYLIIPALLLFCISGVDSTDITKGLKVTKYSIVQPRLLPTQNSEENKSYVLEIGNRSRILQLKRNRDFLHPDFLRDTLNSASNHTTRPKHVHCYYHGVVEGDDNSVVALSTCYGLRGVLIFANDSYGIEPVPLSHTDDHFLYRLADIQTEPVNCGVVHEADATPSHEPFQPTRTISALLRKKRNLPQTRYVELVLVVDHLRYQFKQGNESAIFEEMVEMANLLDGFYKPLNIRMVLVGLEIFSEPNPFQVLDTAGTVLRSFVKWRKSDLLPRKRHDIGQLVVGRPNSYPGGVLGMAFVGTVCSPTSSGGITVFGDDDLVYASSVVAHEIGHNLGMSHDDNRCTCDGKGCVMAATASGATTFSRCSAEDFETLIISGKGVCLMNQPSLSDVVGAAKCGNGLLEEGEDCDCGEPEECNNKCCNAATCKLTSGSACAQGSCCSDCQIEVSGTPCRRSTNACDLPEFCNGTSAFCPDDFYLMDGLSCQDKTAYCYEGWCQTYDSQCKSLFAPDSATKAADDCFLHANMEGNLFGNCGITRSGDYIKCAVADAMCGKVQCTNVNVNQPPPGAHVSIQIINGFSCVNADFNLGTDVLDPAYVNSGSPCAEGKSCLDFKCVNASALLPNLDCDAERTCNSHGVCNDQGNCHCDDGWNPPNCERAGIGGSIDSGPPKIDHSLRDGLLIFFLLVVPLLVLLILVLLFVFRRDTLNSCLKPVRRSRPQRAEQGSANGSSNRNTEAHANTRIPTEVPPRPPYPPATSAPISGFRNGELDYWNTDSNTTAAQAPRQGPGVPKPIPSPQPLN; this is encoded by the exons ATGGGCGAAAATTACCTCATCATCCCTGCTTTATTGCTATTTTGCATTTCTGGAGTAGACAGCACAG ACATTACTAAAGGGCTAAAAGTTACAAAGTATTCCATCGTGCAACCTCGGCTGCTTCCTACGCAG AACTCTGAGGAGAATAAATCATACGTGCTAGAAATAGGCAACAGATCTCGCATCCTTCAGTTAAAGAGGAACAG AGACTTCTTACATCCGGACTTTCTTCGGGATACTTTAAACAGTGCTTCTAATCACACAACTCGTCCAAAACAT GTGCATTGTTATTATCATGGAGTGGTGGAAGGCGACGACAATTCAGTGGTGGCACTCAGCACATGCTACGGATTGAG GGGTGTGCTCATTTTCGCAAACGACAGCTATGGAATCGAGCCCGTGCCGCTGTCCCACACCGACGATCACTTCCTGTACCGACTGGCCGATATTCAGACCGAACCCGTCAACTGCGGGGTGGTCCACGAGGCGGACGCCACCCCGAGCCATGAACCTTTTCAGCCCACACGCACCATCTCGGCTTTGCTGCGG AAGAAACGTAACTTACCTCAGACCAGATATGTGGAGCTGGTTTTGGTTGTGGATCATCTCAGG TATCAGTTCAAACAAGGAAATGAGTCAGCGATATTCGAGGAGATGGTGGAAATGGCCAACCTGCTTGATGGG TTTTACAAGCCGCTCAACATCCGCATGGTCCTTGTGGGCCTGGAGATTTTTAGCGAGCCCAACCCATTCCAAGTGCTAGATACCGCGGGCACCGTACTGCGGAGCTTCGTCAAGTGGAGGAAGTCGGACTTGTTGCCAAGGAAACGGCACGACATCGGTCAGCTCGTGGT cgGTCGGCCCAATTCGTACCCGGGGGGTGTGTTGGGGATGGCTTTTGTTGGCACTGTGTGCTCGCCCACCAGCTCTGGAGGAATCACCGTG TTTGGTGACGACGATCTGGTTTACGCCTCCAGTGTTGTGGCCCACGAAATCGGTCACAACCTGGGCATGAGTCATGACGACAACCGCTGCACCTGTGACGGAAAAGGCTGCGTCATGGCAGCGACCGCCAG CGGCGCCACAACTTTCAGCCGCTGTAGCGCCGAAGATTTCGAGACGCTCATCATTAGCGGGAAAGGAGTGTGTCTGATGAACCAGCCCTCCCTTTCGGACGTGGTCGGCGCGGCCAAGTGCGGCAACGGCTTGTTGGAAGAAGGCGAGGACTGTGACTGCGGCGAACCAGAG GAATGCAATAATAAATGCTGCAACGCCGCGACTTGCAAACTCACCTCCGGGTCGGCTTGCGCTCAAGGGAGCTGCTGCAGCGACTGTCAG ATCGAAGTATCCGGGACACCGTGCAGGAGGTCTACCAACGCGTGTGATCTTCCCGAATTCTGTAACGGCACCAGCGCCTTCTGCCCCGACGACTTCTACCTCATGGACGGGCTTTCCTGTCAGGACAAAACGGCGTACTGCTACGAGGGCTGGTGTCAGACTTACGACTCCCAGTGTAAAAGTCTCTTTGCGCCAG ATTCGGCAACAAAGGCAGCAGATGATTGCTTCCTGCATGCAAACATGGAGGGAAACCTATTCGGGAACTGCGGGATCACCAGAAGCGGAGATTATATCAAGTGTGCTGTGGC GGACGCCATGTGCGGGAAGGTGCAGTGCACTAACGTGAACGTCAACCAGCCACCTCCAGGCGCTCACGTCAGTATCCAGATCATAAACGGGTTCAGTTGCGTCAACGCCGATTTCAACTTGGGTACGGATGTGCTGGATCCCGCCTATGTCAACTCTGGGAGTCCTTGCGCTGAAGGAAAA TCCTGTTTGGATTTTAAATGCGTCAACGCCTCGGCTCTGCTGCCCAACTTGGACTGCGACGCTGAGAGAACGTGCAACAGCCACGGG GTATGCAACGACCAAGGGAACTGCCACTGCGACGACGGCTGGAACCCACCAAACTGTGAGCGAGCAGGGATCGGCGGGAGCATTGACAGCGGTCCTCCTAAAATAG ACCACTCGCTCAGGGACGGCCTTCTGATCTTCTTTCTGCTGGTTGTTCCTCTACTGGTTCTTCTCATCCTGGTGCTTCTGTTTGTCTTTCGGAGAGATACACTCAACTCATGCCTCAAACCAGTACGCCGTTCCAG GCCACAACGTGCTGAACAGGGCAGTGCCAATGGATCTTCAAACCGAAATACTGAGGCACATGCCAATACTCGTATTCCAACAGAAGTTCCTCCAAGA cctCCATATCCACCAGCTACCTCAGCTCCAATTTCTGG TTTCAGAAATGGAGAACTGGATTATTGGAACACAGATTCTAATACTACCGCTGCACAAGCTCCCAGGCAGGGACCTGGGGTCCCCAAACCCATTCCCTCCCCTCAACCACTGAactaa